The following are encoded together in the Leuconostoc mesenteroides subsp. mesenteroides ATCC 8293 genome:
- the trhA gene encoding PAQR family membrane homeostasis protein TrhA, with protein MQRSRRFQIVYEVLNAVTHGFGFILAVIAGVMLMIHVLSKPVTALTLTAVIIYISTVGFFLLASTLFHSLVFTRAAKIFQFFDHAGIYLVILGSYTPYTWLLIKGWVGWTIWGAILAMTIAGFVYDLFFVGRWPWVSVTIYLVMGWLIILAMPILWGVLSHTAFWLLVAGGLTYSAGTIFYLIPKIPMGHVYWHLFVLGGAGLMFASIYISL; from the coding sequence ATGCAACGATCAAGACGTTTTCAAATTGTTTATGAAGTGCTCAACGCGGTCACGCACGGATTTGGGTTCATTTTAGCTGTGATTGCCGGTGTAATGTTGATGATTCATGTGTTGAGCAAACCAGTTACCGCATTGACTTTAACTGCGGTTATCATCTATATTAGTACGGTTGGTTTTTTTCTACTTGCCTCAACGCTATTTCATTCGCTCGTGTTTACCCGTGCGGCAAAAATCTTTCAATTTTTTGACCATGCAGGCATATATCTTGTTATCTTAGGTAGTTACACGCCCTACACATGGTTATTGATCAAGGGCTGGGTTGGCTGGACTATTTGGGGCGCTATTTTAGCAATGACGATTGCCGGATTTGTTTATGATTTATTTTTTGTTGGACGATGGCCTTGGGTATCGGTGACGATTTATCTGGTCATGGGGTGGTTGATTATTCTAGCAATGCCTATTCTTTGGGGCGTTTTGTCGCATACCGCCTTCTGGTTACTTGTTGCTGGAGGCTTGACCTATTCGGCGGGAACTATTTTTTATCTTATTCCTAAAATTCCAATGGGTCATGTTTATTGGCATCTCTTCGTCTTAGGTGGCGCTGGATTAATGTTTGCTAGTATCTACATTTCTTTGTAA
- a CDS encoding amino acid ABC transporter permease, with translation MSWEYIQQAEPEYIKAFWLTLKLSSVGIVGAIIIGIVTAFVNYHKLPGRRGIITYVEIARNTPLLIQLFFIYYGLPSIGIKIPAEETAIIGLIFLGGAYMSEAFLGGLKSVPKVQIESGRVIGLSAWQLSRYIIFPQGIVFSLPSLAANIIFLIKETSIFTVIAIPEITNTTLDLIGQNYRTNEYLLMMIISYAIILIPLSLLLSWIEGRVRYANFDN, from the coding sequence ATGTCTTGGGAGTATATACAGCAAGCTGAACCTGAATATATTAAAGCATTTTGGCTAACACTGAAGCTGTCTTCAGTCGGTATTGTAGGAGCAATAATTATTGGCATAGTAACAGCGTTTGTCAACTATCATAAATTACCCGGGCGAAGAGGGATTATAACATACGTTGAAATTGCCCGGAATACACCATTGCTTATTCAATTATTTTTTATCTATTATGGTTTACCATCAATCGGAATTAAAATTCCGGCCGAAGAGACTGCTATTATTGGTTTGATTTTTCTGGGTGGTGCCTATATGAGTGAGGCATTTTTAGGTGGTCTAAAGTCGGTTCCTAAAGTTCAAATTGAGTCTGGACGAGTGATCGGACTATCTGCGTGGCAGTTAAGTAGATATATTATTTTCCCACAGGGTATCGTTTTTTCACTACCTAGCTTGGCGGCCAACATAATCTTTTTAATTAAAGAAACCTCAATATTTACGGTCATTGCGATTCCAGAAATTACTAATACCACGTTAGATCTAATTGGACAAAATTATCGAACCAATGAATATTTATTAATGATGATTATTAGTTATGCGATTATTTTAATACCTCTTTCGTTACTTTTGAGTTGGATTGAAGGGCGGGTGCGTTATGCAAATTTTGACAATTAG
- a CDS encoding cysteine ABC transporter substrate-binding protein, with amino-acid sequence MNKKSKWTLLVAVTVVTVGAGVNYRILSAKADTNQSGRTVKEIKKSGEIKIAVFGDLKPYGWVDKNGKRQGYDIELAKKVAKDLGVKVKYVQVNANARVDALNSGKVDLALANFTVTPERKKVIDFAKPYMKVSIGVASKKSKLITKVDQLHGKKLIVNKGTTAETYFTKNYTKASLLKFDSKTQQFAALKDGRADAITDDNSYLFAWVKSHPDYKVGIKKLGEQSYISPGVQKGNKSLLKWTDKEINKLNKNQFFTKDYDKTLAPYFGKDVKSSDITINN; translated from the coding sequence ATGAACAAGAAAAGTAAATGGACATTACTAGTAGCGGTTACTGTGGTAACAGTTGGTGCCGGCGTTAATTATCGAATATTATCAGCGAAGGCTGATACAAATCAAAGTGGACGAACGGTGAAAGAAATCAAAAAGTCTGGGGAGATTAAGATTGCTGTTTTTGGTGATTTAAAACCATATGGATGGGTGGATAAAAATGGTAAAAGACAAGGATATGACATTGAATTGGCTAAGAAAGTTGCCAAGGATCTAGGTGTAAAAGTCAAATATGTTCAAGTTAATGCCAACGCACGTGTAGATGCCCTTAATTCAGGGAAAGTTGACTTAGCATTGGCTAATTTTACAGTAACACCCGAACGTAAAAAGGTCATTGACTTTGCCAAGCCATATATGAAAGTTTCAATTGGTGTGGCATCAAAGAAAAGCAAGTTAATTACGAAGGTAGATCAGTTGCATGGTAAAAAGTTAATCGTTAACAAAGGAACTACCGCTGAAACGTACTTTACCAAGAACTATACCAAAGCGAGTTTGCTTAAATTTGACTCTAAAACACAACAATTTGCTGCATTAAAGGATGGGAGAGCAGATGCTATAACTGATGATAATTCATATCTTTTTGCTTGGGTTAAAAGTCACCCAGATTATAAGGTAGGTATTAAAAAATTGGGTGAACAGTCATATATTTCTCCAGGAGTGCAAAAGGGCAATAAGAGCCTCTTAAAATGGACAGATAAAGAAATTAATAAGCTCAACAAGAATCAGTTCTTTACAAAAGATTACGATAAAACATTAGCCCCTTACTTCGGAAAAGATGTGAAGTCATCAGACATCACTATTAATAATTAG
- a CDS encoding amino acid ABC transporter permease, with amino-acid sequence MQILTISTIFAGNNLFRLLNGLVVTIEISLISIILGTILGVILGSLWSAAGTLIKPIFKAYLEIFRVVPTIPLLFLFYYIFPRNLNINLSAMQVSILVFSLWFAAELSDIVRGAIQSISKSQRENAYSIGLTTLQTYRYVLIPQSVPNILPAFINLSSRIIKTTSILLLISVTDVITVGQQIIEANAQDTAVPLLIYGFIALLYFLINYLLSHFSRRLERKYRKYE; translated from the coding sequence ATGCAAATTTTGACAATTAGCACTATCTTTGCGGGGAATAACTTATTCAGGTTATTGAATGGATTGGTTGTCACTATTGAAATATCATTAATATCGATTATTTTGGGCACAATATTAGGCGTCATACTGGGATCGTTGTGGTCTGCCGCCGGCACACTGATTAAACCCATTTTCAAAGCATATCTTGAGATATTTAGAGTGGTACCAACCATTCCATTATTATTTTTATTTTATTATATTTTTCCGCGTAATTTAAATATCAATTTATCAGCCATGCAAGTGAGTATTTTAGTTTTTAGTTTATGGTTTGCAGCTGAGCTTTCTGATATTGTTCGAGGCGCGATACAATCAATTTCTAAAAGTCAGCGTGAAAATGCCTATTCGATAGGGTTAACAACGTTGCAAACCTACAGGTATGTATTAATTCCACAAAGCGTTCCCAATATTCTACCAGCTTTTATTAACTTAAGTTCTAGAATTATTAAAACGACGTCAATTTTACTTTTAATATCCGTTACCGATGTTATTACAGTAGGGCAACAGATTATTGAGGCGAACGCCCAAGATACTGCTGTTCCACTTTTGATTTATGGTTTTATTGCGTTGTTATATTTCTTGATTAATTATTTATTAAGTCATTTTAGTCGCAGGTTAGAAAGGAAATATCGAAAATATGAGTGA
- a CDS encoding fluoride efflux transporter FluC, with protein sequence MQNQKNFLTELLVTGLGGAIGGATRYLLGLVPIIGPMPVMTMLINWLGTLLLAMLGAYLASHRSRLERWQSFLGTGVLGGFTTFSTMIWQVHQQLFISVANALVYMILTLGGGLIMLKLGNYFGNKIGEAHV encoded by the coding sequence ATGCAAAATCAGAAGAATTTTCTAACTGAACTATTAGTTACCGGACTTGGCGGTGCCATTGGTGGGGCTACGCGGTATCTTTTGGGATTAGTTCCAATAATTGGACCAATGCCAGTAATGACGATGTTAATTAATTGGCTTGGTACTTTGCTATTAGCAATGTTGGGTGCCTATCTAGCGAGTCATCGCAGTCGGTTAGAGCGGTGGCAGTCTTTCCTTGGTACTGGTGTTTTAGGTGGATTCACGACATTTAGCACCATGATTTGGCAAGTACATCAACAGTTATTCATTAGCGTAGCCAATGCTTTAGTTTATATGATATTAACTCTTGGTGGTGGTCTTATCATGTTAAAATTGGGTAACTACTTTGGCAACAAGATCGGTGAGGCACATGTATGA
- a CDS encoding MetQ/NlpA family ABC transporter substrate-binding protein, whose translation MVKKKTVVIAAVVAGIVIVAGVIIHRNTAQTTDKTEVTVGSIGSDAQIWEYIAKLPETKKENITIKVKNFTDGVSLNAATAQGKVDVNAFQSYAYFVAYNKNNSSNKLSVLGTTYLEPMGIYSEKYDSIDDIPDGSTIAIANNAANTARGLKLLAKAGLITLKDNFGSLSGVNDIKNNPHNFKFKEIDDTTGPRVIKDNSIAAALIGNTIALEGKLNVLKDSLYYEKINQSTKDNINILATAEKNKNNAKFKKLVKLYHSKAAQKYINKKFDGTKIEVQKSVSYLAD comes from the coding sequence ATGGTAAAAAAGAAAACGGTAGTTATAGCAGCTGTTGTGGCAGGAATTGTTATTGTAGCAGGTGTGATTATTCATAGAAACACGGCGCAAACAACCGATAAGACGGAAGTGACGGTCGGATCAATAGGATCGGATGCCCAGATTTGGGAATATATTGCAAAACTACCAGAAACCAAAAAAGAAAATATCACTATCAAGGTTAAGAACTTCACTGATGGGGTTTCACTAAATGCAGCGACTGCACAAGGGAAAGTGGATGTTAATGCCTTTCAATCATACGCATATTTTGTGGCTTATAACAAGAATAATAGCTCGAACAAGTTGAGTGTTTTAGGGACGACATACTTAGAGCCTATGGGCATTTACTCTGAAAAATATGATTCTATCGACGATATTCCAGATGGTTCAACAATTGCTATTGCTAACAATGCAGCTAACACGGCACGTGGATTGAAACTGCTGGCAAAAGCAGGATTAATAACATTAAAAGATAATTTTGGTAGTCTTTCTGGCGTTAATGACATTAAAAACAACCCACACAACTTCAAGTTTAAAGAAATTGATGATACGACCGGGCCACGAGTGATTAAAGACAATTCGATTGCCGCTGCACTGATTGGAAATACAATCGCATTGGAAGGCAAACTGAATGTTTTGAAAGATTCACTTTACTACGAAAAAATTAACCAATCAACAAAGGACAATATTAATATTCTAGCCACAGCAGAAAAGAATAAGAATAATGCTAAATTTAAAAAGTTAGTTAAGTTGTATCATAGTAAAGCAGCTCAAAAATATATTAACAAAAAGTTTGATGGTACTAAAATCGAAGTTCAAAAGTCTGTCTCTTATTTAGCTGACTGA
- a CDS encoding fluoride efflux transporter FluC: MTILGVAIGSALGTMLRYIVLNTWPAKSKYFTAVFIVNMVGSFALGYLMATGATYAMHSFWTTGVIAGLTTFSTMMTQSGQYTRGQQAWYLAWQIIFGMIFFSAGTALITIL; the protein is encoded by the coding sequence ATGACAATACTAGGGGTAGCCATTGGTTCGGCATTAGGTACAATGCTGCGGTATATTGTTCTGAATACGTGGCCAGCTAAGTCGAAATACTTTACTGCCGTATTCATTGTTAATATGGTTGGCAGTTTCGCGCTAGGTTATCTTATGGCTACAGGCGCAACCTACGCGATGCATAGCTTTTGGACGACGGGTGTAATTGCGGGGCTAACGACTTTTAGTACGATGATGACACAAAGCGGTCAATACACTCGTGGCCAACAAGCTTGGTACTTAGCTTGGCAAATCATTTTTGGTATGATTTTCTTTAGTGCAGGTACTGCGCTAATCACGATATTATGA
- a CDS encoding DegV family protein: MSKIAVIIDSSSAMPVAIRNRYHIFQVNDPIIFGDEVYKETVDIHSLGELVKMMQEKKQLASTSQPAPGDWEEALNLAKASGYNQAILITLSSGISGTYQTANAIAQSYDGMDEVRAWDSKIAVMGAGVQAILAAAMAEKNRSLDEIITSLEQLRSTIDVRFVVNDISHLQRTGRLSRGQALIGGLLNIKPILSIDVQDEGKIGAVGKARKMSGALKEIKEPLRQSLAEADYPVRAYVIDGNNTKLGDKWLKDLQSEYPTVKFERGVIGAFIGVHTGDGAMGVIWARDWEDLI, encoded by the coding sequence ATGAGTAAAATAGCAGTTATTATTGATTCATCTTCGGCAATGCCAGTAGCTATTCGCAACCGGTATCATATTTTTCAAGTGAATGATCCCATTATTTTTGGGGATGAAGTCTACAAGGAGACTGTGGATATTCATAGTTTGGGTGAACTTGTTAAAATGATGCAAGAAAAAAAGCAATTGGCCTCCACATCTCAACCGGCCCCTGGCGATTGGGAAGAAGCGTTGAACTTAGCTAAGGCATCTGGTTACAATCAGGCCATTTTGATTACGCTTTCATCTGGTATTTCAGGTACCTATCAAACAGCTAATGCAATTGCGCAATCATATGACGGTATGGATGAAGTTCGCGCGTGGGATTCAAAAATAGCAGTAATGGGTGCCGGTGTGCAAGCTATATTAGCAGCTGCTATGGCGGAGAAAAACCGTTCACTTGATGAAATTATTACATCATTAGAACAACTACGATCAACCATTGACGTTCGCTTCGTTGTCAATGATATTTCACATTTACAACGCACAGGTCGCTTATCACGCGGCCAAGCTTTAATTGGTGGTTTGTTGAATATCAAACCAATTTTGTCCATTGATGTTCAAGACGAAGGAAAAATCGGAGCTGTTGGCAAGGCACGCAAGATGAGTGGGGCTTTAAAAGAAATAAAAGAACCATTACGTCAGTCATTAGCAGAAGCTGATTATCCTGTTCGGGCCTATGTAATTGATGGTAATAACACGAAGTTAGGCGATAAATGGTTGAAAGATTTACAGTCTGAATATCCTACCGTTAAATTTGAACGTGGTGTGATTGGTGCATTTATTGGCGTACATACAGGCGATGGCGCCATGGGTGTAATCTGGGCACGTGATTGGGAAGATTTAATTTAA
- a CDS encoding amino acid ABC transporter ATP-binding protein produces MSESLIQTSSLDKFYGKKQVLHQINVTIPKNKVTVLLGPSGSGKSTLIRTFNGLENFSSGEINIFGQTIEPRNNKQWKSIQTRIGMVFQSYDLFPNMTVMKNILLGPLKVQKRSREEVVEKAKKLLSEVGLSEYENAYPRQLSGGQKQRVAIVRALILNPELMLFDEVTASLDPEMVRGILDILKNLANKNLTMVIVTHEMNFARQVGNKVIFLENGRVVEQGDGATFFTHPTTKRAEAFLESMSF; encoded by the coding sequence ATGAGTGAGAGTTTGATTCAGACTAGTAGTTTAGATAAGTTTTATGGTAAGAAGCAAGTTTTACATCAAATCAATGTGACAATACCGAAAAATAAAGTCACGGTTTTGTTAGGCCCGTCGGGATCAGGAAAATCTACGCTGATTCGAACATTTAATGGACTAGAAAATTTTAGTTCTGGTGAAATAAATATATTCGGACAAACAATTGAACCCCGAAATAACAAACAATGGAAAAGTATTCAAACGCGTATTGGCATGGTATTTCAGAGTTATGATTTGTTTCCAAATATGACCGTTATGAAAAACATTCTATTAGGACCCCTTAAAGTTCAAAAACGTTCGCGCGAAGAAGTGGTGGAAAAAGCCAAAAAATTACTGAGTGAAGTGGGCTTATCTGAATATGAAAATGCTTATCCCCGTCAGTTATCAGGTGGGCAAAAACAGCGAGTAGCCATTGTGAGAGCATTAATTTTGAATCCAGAGCTTATGTTATTTGATGAAGTGACAGCATCATTAGATCCAGAAATGGTTCGTGGCATTTTGGATATTTTGAAAAACTTAGCCAATAAAAATTTAACAATGGTTATTGTAACGCATGAGATGAACTTTGCTCGTCAGGTTGGGAACAAAGTTATTTTCTTAGAAAATGGCAGGGTTGTGGAACAAGGAGATGGGGCAACATTTTTCACTCATCCAACCACAAAAAGAGCAGAGGCGTTTTTAGAAAGTATGTCTTTTTAA
- the solA gene encoding N-methyl-L-tryptophan oxidase: MLYDLIVIGTGSVGSSTGYYAAKRGLSVLEIDSATPPHTNGSHHGETRMIRHAYGEGSSYVPLVLRAQELWNELKRDTQVDIFHQTGVLNIAPKQSIFLNNIITSAEKYELPIEVYDASEARKKWPQFTIPDQFRAVLEKNSGYLKSELAIDTYVKEAKRLGAHEQFNTQVISVDNDDNGFVHVTTNAGTFIGKSAVITVGTWVKDLIPNLPIQPVRKVVSWFEAPKQLAEEIGFPAFTIQLGDGTHYYGFPANKGLIKIGRHQGGQYITKREERLDFDALNEDRTEIEPLLNSVLKTVGNLDHGVACSYDLSPDEHFIVDDLPGKKNIQFVSGLSGHGFKFASVLGEILVAKALNETLDFDLSPFLLSRFNS, from the coding sequence ATGCTTTATGATTTGATTGTTATAGGAACTGGTTCTGTTGGCTCTAGCACTGGTTATTATGCCGCTAAGAGAGGGTTAAGTGTTTTGGAAATTGATTCCGCCACACCGCCACATACTAATGGATCACACCATGGCGAAACTAGGATGATTCGCCATGCTTATGGTGAAGGTTCATCTTACGTACCTCTTGTATTGCGTGCGCAAGAACTATGGAACGAACTAAAAAGAGACACACAAGTTGACATATTTCATCAAACAGGAGTGCTGAATATAGCACCTAAGCAATCGATCTTTTTAAATAATATCATAACTTCTGCTGAAAAATATGAGTTACCGATCGAAGTATATGATGCTTCTGAAGCCAGAAAAAAGTGGCCACAATTTACAATACCTGATCAATTCAGGGCGGTTTTAGAAAAGAACTCTGGCTATTTGAAATCAGAACTAGCTATTGATACGTATGTTAAAGAAGCTAAACGGTTGGGCGCTCATGAACAATTTAACACGCAGGTCATTTCGGTTGATAATGATGATAATGGATTTGTTCATGTGACCACAAATGCAGGTACATTTATAGGGAAATCGGCTGTTATAACTGTTGGTACTTGGGTTAAAGATCTGATACCCAACCTACCCATTCAGCCAGTTAGAAAAGTTGTTTCGTGGTTTGAAGCACCAAAACAGCTGGCAGAAGAGATCGGTTTTCCAGCATTTACAATTCAACTCGGTGACGGTACACATTATTACGGTTTTCCAGCCAATAAAGGGCTCATTAAAATAGGTCGACACCAGGGAGGGCAATATATCACGAAGCGAGAAGAACGACTTGACTTCGATGCCCTTAATGAGGATAGAACAGAAATAGAACCTTTGTTAAACAGTGTCTTGAAAACTGTTGGCAACTTGGATCATGGTGTGGCCTGCAGTTATGATTTGTCACCGGATGAACACTTTATCGTTGACGATTTGCCAGGAAAGAAAAATATTCAGTTTGTTTCAGGATTAAGTGGTCATGGTTTTAAATTTGCTAGTGTGTTAGGCGAAATATTGGTTGCCAAAGCGTTAAATGAAACATTGGATTTTGACCTCTCACCATTTTTGTTATCGCGGTTTAATTCATAA
- a CDS encoding acetoin reductase — MSKKVAIITGSGRGIGKAIAERLATENYYVAVVDIDESSAKYVSDSINAIKENQAKYYVLDVADRKSVFDLVDKVVADFGRLDVFVNNAGIAYIDSIIDSDPEKVERLFDVNLKGTFWGIQAAAKQLKKQGSGGRIINAASLAAVEGSALQGAYSASKFAIRGLGQSAAKELAKYNITVNTYDPGIVITPLRDYIDQRTAQIKNTTAEIQRQSVVNEIALGRAALPDDVADVVSFLVSQQAKYITGQSILIDGGMRFH, encoded by the coding sequence ATGTCAAAGAAAGTAGCAATTATTACAGGCAGTGGTAGAGGAATAGGAAAAGCAATTGCTGAGAGACTCGCGACAGAAAATTATTACGTTGCAGTAGTCGACATTGATGAATCTAGTGCTAAATATGTGAGTGATAGTATCAACGCTATTAAGGAAAACCAAGCCAAATATTATGTTTTAGATGTTGCTGATCGAAAATCAGTTTTTGATTTGGTTGATAAAGTAGTAGCTGATTTTGGGCGTCTAGATGTATTTGTTAATAACGCAGGGATTGCCTACATTGATAGCATTATCGATAGTGATCCGGAAAAAGTTGAGCGGTTGTTTGATGTTAACCTTAAGGGCACTTTTTGGGGAATCCAGGCGGCTGCAAAACAGTTGAAAAAGCAAGGGAGTGGCGGAAGGATAATCAATGCTGCTTCACTGGCTGCAGTGGAAGGATCTGCACTACAAGGCGCATATTCAGCTTCCAAATTTGCCATTAGAGGATTAGGTCAATCTGCGGCAAAAGAACTCGCAAAATATAATATCACTGTAAATACTTATGATCCGGGTATTGTTATTACACCTTTGCGCGATTATATTGATCAGCGAACAGCACAAATTAAAAACACAACAGCTGAGATTCAAAGGCAAAGTGTTGTCAATGAAATTGCGTTAGGAAGAGCGGCTTTGCCTGATGATGTAGCCGATGTTGTATCATTTTTGGTTTCACAGCAGGCAAAGTATATTACTGGGCAATCGATTTTAATTGATGGTGGTATGAGATTTCATTGA
- a CDS encoding sugar porter family MFS transporter, whose product MLKRKPISNNFIYFFGALGGLLFGYDTGVISGAMLFIGKELEIQTGSFEDGFITASVLLGAILGAAIIGPMSDKLGRKKLLLSAAIIFFVGALGSGIGFNYTLLVTSRVLLGIAVGAASALIPTYLAELSPADKRGGIGTLFQLMIMTGIFLAYVSNEWLSPSGWLGLNQNVGWHWMLGLAAVPAALLFIGGLSLPESPRFLVKQGKMSEAQKVLSTMNPNAKLVEEELYDIKLQANTPSGGFKELFGPMARPVLIMALGLAIFQQVMGCNTVLYYAPKIFISAGFSEHFALQSHIVIGLFNVIVTAIAVKIMDKIDRKKMLTYGAIGMGASLLTMSTAMLVLRAGNGNVGSWICVIALTLYIAFFSATWGPVMWVMIGEAFPLNIRGLGNSFGAVINWTANFAVSQSFPMLLIAFTPDHAINAEGQGIAKLFIIYGVLCFVAIWFIAKFTIETRNRSLESIESDLRSKAHAKGYLESDYVGIK is encoded by the coding sequence ATGTTGAAACGTAAACCTATCTCAAATAATTTTATTTATTTTTTTGGAGCCCTTGGTGGCCTCCTATTCGGATATGACACGGGTGTAATATCTGGTGCTATGTTATTCATCGGAAAAGAATTAGAAATTCAGACAGGATCTTTTGAAGATGGATTCATTACGGCATCTGTATTGCTTGGTGCCATTCTTGGTGCCGCAATTATAGGTCCAATGTCTGATAAACTAGGCAGGAAAAAACTTCTTTTATCAGCAGCGATAATTTTCTTTGTAGGTGCTTTGGGATCTGGAATTGGTTTTAATTACACACTACTGGTCACTTCGCGGGTATTGTTGGGTATCGCAGTTGGAGCGGCTTCAGCATTGATTCCAACTTATCTGGCAGAATTATCTCCTGCAGACAAACGTGGCGGAATAGGAACCTTATTTCAATTAATGATCATGACGGGAATATTTCTTGCCTATGTTTCAAATGAATGGCTTTCTCCAAGTGGATGGTTAGGACTCAATCAAAATGTCGGATGGCATTGGATGCTTGGATTAGCAGCAGTGCCGGCTGCCCTGTTATTTATCGGCGGTCTTTCGCTTCCAGAGTCGCCACGTTTCCTAGTCAAACAAGGAAAAATGAGTGAAGCCCAAAAGGTCTTATCAACCATGAATCCAAACGCAAAACTTGTAGAAGAAGAGTTATATGATATTAAACTACAAGCGAATACACCTTCCGGTGGTTTCAAGGAACTATTTGGTCCCATGGCACGGCCAGTGTTAATAATGGCTTTAGGACTGGCCATTTTTCAACAGGTTATGGGATGTAACACCGTATTATATTACGCACCAAAAATATTCATTTCTGCGGGGTTTAGTGAACATTTTGCACTCCAATCACATATTGTTATCGGATTATTTAACGTGATTGTTACCGCGATTGCGGTTAAAATAATGGATAAAATAGATCGAAAGAAAATGCTAACCTATGGTGCTATTGGTATGGGTGCATCGCTGTTAACGATGTCAACAGCGATGCTTGTTCTTCGAGCGGGAAATGGTAATGTTGGTTCATGGATATGTGTCATTGCTTTGACGCTCTATATTGCTTTCTTTTCGGCTACTTGGGGACCAGTTATGTGGGTTATGATAGGAGAGGCATTTCCACTTAATATACGTGGACTTGGTAACTCGTTTGGTGCCGTTATAAACTGGACAGCTAATTTTGCTGTGTCACAGTCATTTCCTATGCTTTTAATCGCTTTTACACCAGATCATGCTATTAATGCAGAGGGGCAAGGGATTGCTAAGCTCTTTATCATTTATGGTGTTTTGTGCTTTGTTGCTATTTGGTTTATTGCTAAATTTACAATCGAGACTCGTAATCGTTCATTAGAATCTATCGAATCAGACTTGAGATCAAAAGCCCATGCAAAAGGCTATCTGGAGAGTGACTATGTTGGGATAAAATAG